One window of Bactrocera tryoni isolate S06 chromosome 2, CSIRO_BtryS06_freeze2, whole genome shotgun sequence genomic DNA carries:
- the LOC120768270 gene encoding protein YIPF6, protein MDTKLDMFDDNISASSQLEGDMSIPGARKNTSQIGAPDFNTLDEPIKETFLRDVRAVGVKFYHVLYPKEKSSLLRDWDLWGPLVLCTFMATILQGSADSMYDGGPEFAQVFVIVWIGAAIVTLNSKLLGGNISFFQSVCVLGYCLTPVAIALIVCRVILLATQTKLAFFLRLVTTTIGFVWATYASFIFLGESQPPNRKPLAVYPIFLFFFIVSWLVISHT, encoded by the exons ATGGACACTAAACTGGAT ATGTTCGATGATAACATTTCGGCTTCTTCCCAATTGGAAGGTGATATGTCCATACCGGGAGCACGTAAAAATACATCACAAATAGGCGCACCGGATTTCAACACACTAGATGAGCCAATTAAAGAGACATTT CTACGAGATGTGCGCGCAGTTGGCGTAAAATTTTATCATGTGCTCTATCCCAAGGAGAAGTCCAGTTTGCTGCGTGATT gGGATTTATGGGGTCCACTAGTACTCTGCACATTTATGGCTACCATACTGCAAGGTTCAGCAGATAGCATGTATGATGGCGGTCCAGAGTTCGCACAAGTTTTTGTTATCGTATGGATAGGTGCGGCTATAGTTACTCTAAATTCGAAGCTCCTTGGCGGCAATAT CTCGTTTTTCCAGTCCGTCTGCGTATTGGGTTATTGCCTTACACCAGTGGCGATAGCGTTGATTGTGTGTCGTGTTATTTTGCTAGCTACCCAAACAAAATTAGCATTTTTCTTGCGACTGGTAACCACTACGATAGGATTTGTGTGGGCCACATATG ctTCTTTTATATTTCTTGGTGAAAGTCAGCCACCAAACCGTAAACCACTTGCCGTATATCCAATATTTCTATTCTTTTTCATCGT